A part of bacterium genomic DNA contains:
- a CDS encoding oligopeptide transporter, OPT family, which translates to MANDSGISSGVKTAPPSTDFQPYVPASESPAEATFKAMLAGILFGILFGAANAYLGLRAGLTISTSIPIAVMTVALFRAFSAAGVRATILEANMSQTVGSASSSVASGVIFTLPALFLWGFEPTVLQMTMLALAGGVLGVLFMIPLRPYLIVREHATLPYPEGTACAEVLKAAETGGARARNVFLGLGVGAVLKALTGWLRVVPADITVSIPFIRKAQLGTEVSGALFGVGYILGPRIGAVMVGGALLSWLVIIPVIAYWGEGLTTPLYPETALSIGEMSASQIWSRYVRYIGAGAVATAGLITLIRSIPTMIESFRLGARQIRGRLGEGAAESGGATPRTERDLSLRLVAIGAAIVVLALALIPAAFSSLPGVVGRTVAAVLVAIFAFFFVTVSSRIVGMVGVTSNPTSGMTIATLIATSSIFLLLGWTDDAGKMAALTIGTVVAIAASIAGDTSQDLKTGFLLGATPRRQQIGELAGVLTSALFVVLTVVLLARAYGFGTDELPAPQATLMRLVIDGILQQSLPWGFVAIGVGIALVAELLRIPSLPFAVGVYLPVTTLVPVFLGGLLRGALERRAGSEEERLARRDRGVLFGSGLVGGEGLLGVVIAGAAGWAVSRGQTPWSIGFGWAGAFAEWVAVLVFAGLVVGFGRVVRGRGAHG; encoded by the coding sequence ATGGCGAACGATTCGGGGATCAGCTCCGGCGTGAAGACCGCACCGCCGTCCACGGACTTCCAGCCCTACGTCCCCGCGTCGGAGAGCCCGGCCGAGGCCACGTTCAAGGCGATGCTGGCGGGCATCCTGTTCGGGATCCTGTTCGGGGCGGCGAACGCGTACCTCGGCCTGCGGGCGGGCCTCACGATCTCGACCTCGATCCCCATCGCCGTGATGACCGTCGCGCTGTTCCGCGCGTTCAGTGCGGCGGGCGTGCGGGCGACGATCCTCGAGGCCAACATGTCGCAGACGGTCGGCTCGGCGTCCAGCTCCGTCGCGAGCGGCGTGATCTTCACGCTGCCCGCGCTGTTCCTCTGGGGGTTCGAGCCGACGGTCCTGCAGATGACGATGCTCGCGCTCGCTGGCGGCGTGCTCGGGGTGCTGTTCATGATCCCGCTCAGGCCGTACCTGATCGTGCGCGAGCACGCGACGCTTCCCTACCCCGAGGGCACGGCGTGCGCGGAGGTGCTCAAGGCGGCGGAGACCGGCGGCGCAAGGGCGCGCAACGTGTTCCTCGGGCTCGGCGTCGGCGCGGTGCTCAAGGCGCTGACCGGCTGGCTGCGCGTGGTCCCCGCGGACATCACCGTCTCGATCCCGTTCATCCGCAAGGCGCAGCTCGGCACGGAGGTGAGCGGCGCACTGTTCGGCGTCGGCTACATCCTCGGCCCACGCATCGGCGCGGTCATGGTGGGCGGCGCGCTGCTCTCCTGGCTCGTGATCATCCCGGTCATCGCCTACTGGGGCGAGGGCCTCACGACGCCGCTCTACCCGGAGACGGCGCTCTCGATCGGCGAGATGAGCGCGTCGCAGATCTGGAGCCGCTACGTCCGCTACATCGGCGCGGGCGCCGTCGCGACGGCTGGACTGATCACGCTGATCCGCAGCATCCCCACGATGATCGAGAGCTTCAGGCTCGGCGCGCGGCAGATCCGCGGGCGGCTGGGCGAGGGTGCTGCGGAGAGTGGGGGTGCGACGCCGCGCACCGAGCGGGACCTCTCGCTTCGTCTTGTCGCGATCGGGGCTGCCATCGTGGTGCTCGCGCTGGCGCTGATCCCGGCGGCGTTCTCCTCGCTGCCGGGCGTCGTCGGCCGCACCGTGGCCGCCGTGCTGGTCGCGATCTTCGCGTTCTTCTTCGTGACCGTGTCCTCGCGGATCGTCGGGATGGTCGGCGTCACGTCCAACCCGACCAGCGGCATGACCATCGCGACGCTGATCGCGACCTCGTCCATCTTCCTGCTGCTCGGCTGGACCGACGACGCGGGCAAGATGGCGGCGCTGACGATCGGCACCGTCGTCGCCATCGCCGCGTCCATTGCGGGCGACACGTCGCAGGATCTCAAGACCGGCTTCCTGCTCGGCGCGACGCCGCGCCGCCAGCAGATCGGCGAGCTGGCCGGCGTGCTCACGTCCGCGCTGTTCGTGGTGCTGACCGTGGTGCTGCTCGCGCGGGCGTACGGCTTCGGCACGGACGAGCTGCCCGCGCCCCAGGCGACGCTCATGCGCCTGGTGATCGACGGCATCCTGCAGCAGTCGCTGCCGTGGGGGTTCGTGGCGATCGGCGTCGGCATCGCGCTGGTCGCCGAGCTGCTGCGCATCCCCAGCCTGCCGTTCGCGGTGGGCGTCTACCTGCCCGTCACGACCCTGGTGCCCGTGTTCCTGGGCGGCCTGCTGCGCGGCGCGCTCGAGCGCCGGGCGGGTTCGGAGGAGGAGCGGCTCGCGCGGCGTGACCGGGGCGTGCTGTTCGGGTCGGGGCTGGTGGGTGGTGAGGGGTTGCTGGGCGTGGTGATTGCCGGCGCGGCCGGGTGGGCCGTGTCGCGAGGCCAGACGCCGTGGAGCATTGGCTTCGGTTGGGCGGGCGCGTTCGCCGAGTGGGTGGCGGTGCTGGTGTTTGCGGGGCTGGTGGTGGGGTTTGGGAGGGTGGTGAGGGGGAGGGGGGCCCACGGTTGA
- a CDS encoding glycoside hydrolase family 3 yields the protein MTATLIAIALAASALPVESRPAPAPTPAVHEWVERTLASLSLREKAAQMVMPWIPGGTTLSGRELRNAETLVRQHRVGGFIVGKGDAEATRKALAHLQGLSKVPLLIGADVEWGAGTRLVGATLFPVQMAIGATGMPSLAYEQGYATAAEARIAGIHLAFSPVADVNSNPANPVINTRSFGEDPAQVAVLVAAYVEGLQDGGMLAVAKHFPGHGDTETDSHLGLPVIHADRARLDALELVPFRHAIQAGVAGIMTAHIALPRIVGRSEPATFSREIMTDLLRGELGFDGLVITDAMNMGGVLGVERAGAVLRAVKAGADILLQPPSTQLSINVIVEAVRRGEISEQRIDESVRRILTAKAMLGLHEGRQTMGELVWNELRERNQRLAARIAERSITLVKDSPRQIPLAPDAPVLSIIYTDRRSNTRGAEFEEALRAEGRTVTTIRINASTSPAAMDDVIAAATRARGAVVVSSFSQALPWKGEIGLPKHIAESLDKLARSRPILFVSFGDPYVLSVLPELGTYVLAWSDAPVSQRAAARALLGLAPITGKLPISIPPHYPIGHGLQREAFYGPDAPRIPWHRLVPRF from the coding sequence ATGACGGCAACGCTGATCGCCATCGCCCTGGCCGCTTCCGCGCTCCCCGTGGAGTCGCGGCCCGCGCCCGCGCCGACCCCCGCCGTTCACGAATGGGTCGAGCGCACCCTCGCATCCCTGTCTCTCCGCGAGAAGGCCGCGCAGATGGTCATGCCCTGGATCCCGGGCGGAACCACCCTCAGCGGCCGGGAGCTGCGCAACGCCGAGACGCTCGTCCGCCAGCACCGCGTGGGCGGGTTCATCGTCGGCAAGGGGGACGCGGAGGCCACCAGGAAGGCGCTCGCCCACCTCCAGGGGCTGAGCAAGGTGCCGCTCCTCATCGGCGCGGACGTGGAGTGGGGCGCGGGCACCCGCCTCGTCGGCGCCACGCTGTTCCCCGTGCAGATGGCCATCGGCGCCACCGGCATGCCCAGCCTCGCCTACGAACAGGGCTACGCCACCGCCGCCGAGGCCCGCATCGCCGGCATCCACCTCGCCTTCTCGCCCGTCGCCGACGTCAACTCGAACCCGGCCAACCCGGTCATCAACACGCGCTCGTTCGGCGAGGACCCGGCGCAGGTCGCCGTCCTCGTCGCCGCGTACGTCGAAGGGCTCCAGGACGGGGGAATGCTCGCCGTCGCCAAACACTTTCCCGGCCACGGCGACACCGAGACCGACTCGCACCTCGGGCTCCCCGTCATCCACGCCGACCGCGCCCGGCTCGACGCCCTCGAGCTCGTGCCGTTCCGCCACGCGATCCAGGCCGGCGTCGCGGGCATCATGACCGCGCACATCGCGCTGCCGCGCATCGTCGGACGGAGCGAGCCCGCGACCTTCTCACGGGAGATCATGACCGACCTGCTCCGCGGCGAGCTGGGGTTCGACGGGCTCGTCATCACCGACGCGATGAACATGGGCGGCGTCCTGGGCGTCGAGCGCGCGGGCGCGGTGCTCCGCGCGGTCAAAGCCGGCGCGGACATCCTGCTCCAGCCGCCCAGCACCCAGCTCTCCATCAACGTCATCGTGGAGGCCGTCCGCCGCGGCGAGATCAGCGAGCAGCGCATCGATGAGTCGGTCCGGCGCATCCTCACCGCAAAAGCGATGCTCGGCCTGCACGAGGGGCGGCAGACCATGGGCGAGCTGGTGTGGAACGAGCTGCGCGAGAGGAACCAACGTCTCGCCGCCAGGATCGCCGAGCGCTCCATTACCCTGGTCAAGGACTCGCCCCGCCAGATCCCGCTCGCGCCGGACGCGCCGGTGCTGTCCATCATCTACACGGACCGGCGCAGCAACACCCGCGGCGCCGAGTTCGAGGAGGCGCTCCGCGCCGAGGGCCGCACCGTCACCACGATCCGGATCAACGCATCCACTTCGCCCGCGGCGATGGACGACGTCATCGCCGCCGCGACCCGGGCGCGCGGCGCCGTCGTCGTCTCCTCCTTCTCCCAGGCGCTGCCCTGGAAGGGCGAGATCGGGCTGCCGAAGCACATCGCCGAGAGCCTCGACAAGCTCGCGCGCTCGCGCCCGATCCTGTTCGTCTCCTTCGGCGACCCGTACGTGCTCTCCGTCCTGCCCGAGCTCGGCACGTACGTCCTGGCGTGGAGCGACGCCCCTGTCTCCCAACGCGCCGCCGCCCGCGCGTTGCTCGGCCTCGCGCCCATCACCGGCAAGCTGCCCATCAGCATTCCGCCGCACTATCCCATCGGCCACGGCCTGCAGCGCGAGGCGTTCTATGGCCCCGACGCGCCACGCATCCCCTGGCATCGGCTGGTGCCGCGGTTCTAG
- a CDS encoding peptidase M19, whose protein sequence is MNRSRSLALALPALITACAQTPDADLEARARAIHERVLTIDTHIDIPFNFATPEVDPGVRGESQVDLVKMEEGRLDAGFFIVYVGQTERTPEAYERAKEAALTKFRAIHRMAEMYPDRVAIAYTADDVERIHGEGKLVAAIGIENGFVIGKDLSLLEEYQRLGARYITLAHGGHNDIADSATPRANLGDSEAEHGGLSEFGEQVVAEMNRLGIMVDVSHISKAAMLHAVRVSKAPVIASHSSVRALADHPRNMDDEQLLALKENGGVIQIVAFDSYVKVTPPEKRQALAQLREEFGIRGSVRRALEQMPEERRAEYERRVAEIEARWPRATVSDFVDHIDYAVKLIGIDHVGISSDFDGGGGVTGWNDASETFNVTLELVRRGYTEEEIAKLWGGNLLRVWRENERIARELQAGETVAAR, encoded by the coding sequence ATGAACCGATCCAGGAGCCTGGCCCTCGCCTTGCCCGCGCTGATCACGGCCTGTGCGCAGACGCCCGACGCCGACCTCGAAGCCCGCGCACGCGCGATCCATGAACGCGTGCTCACCATCGACACCCACATCGACATCCCGTTCAACTTCGCCACGCCCGAGGTGGATCCCGGCGTCCGCGGAGAGTCGCAGGTGGACCTGGTGAAGATGGAGGAGGGCAGGCTCGACGCCGGCTTCTTCATCGTCTACGTCGGGCAGACCGAACGCACCCCGGAGGCGTACGAGCGCGCGAAGGAGGCGGCGCTCACGAAGTTCCGCGCGATCCACCGCATGGCGGAGATGTACCCGGACCGCGTCGCCATCGCCTACACCGCGGACGACGTCGAACGCATCCACGGCGAGGGCAAGCTCGTCGCCGCCATCGGCATCGAGAACGGCTTCGTCATCGGCAAGGACCTGTCACTGCTCGAAGAGTACCAGCGCCTCGGCGCGCGCTACATCACCCTGGCCCACGGCGGCCACAACGACATCGCGGACTCCGCCACGCCGCGCGCAAACCTCGGCGACAGCGAGGCCGAGCACGGCGGGCTGAGCGAGTTCGGCGAGCAGGTCGTCGCCGAGATGAACCGCCTGGGCATCATGGTGGACGTCTCACACATCTCCAAGGCCGCGATGCTGCACGCGGTGCGCGTCTCCAAGGCGCCGGTCATCGCGAGCCACTCCAGCGTCCGCGCCCTCGCCGACCACCCGCGCAACATGGACGACGAGCAGCTCCTCGCGCTGAAGGAGAACGGTGGCGTCATCCAGATCGTCGCGTTCGACTCGTACGTGAAGGTCACGCCGCCCGAGAAGCGTCAGGCGCTGGCGCAGCTCCGGGAGGAGTTCGGCATCCGGGGCAGCGTGCGCCGGGCCCTGGAGCAAATGCCCGAGGAGCGCCGCGCCGAGTACGAGCGCCGGGTCGCCGAGATCGAGGCCCGCTGGCCGCGCGCGACGGTGAGCGACTTCGTGGACCACATCGACTACGCGGTGAAGCTGATCGGCATCGACCACGTCGGCATCAGCTCCGACTTCGACGGCGGCGGCGGCGTCACGGGCTGGAACGACGCGAGCGAGACGTTCAACGTCACGCTCGAGCTGGTCCGCCGCGGCTACACGGAGGAGGAGATCGCCAAACTCTGGGGCGGCAACCTGCTGCGCGTGTGGCGCGAGAACGAGCGCATCGCGCGCGAGCTCCAGGCCGGGGAGACGGTGGCGGCGCGCTGA